Proteins encoded in a region of the Prunus persica cultivar Lovell chromosome G4, Prunus_persica_NCBIv2, whole genome shotgun sequence genome:
- the LOC18779606 gene encoding small ubiquitin-related modifier 1: MLPKTELRPTKKITPKNRTSDPRKSSQEQEHNTEKRKTLALKMSGGRSDEDTVRLKVQFNKDGVQTFFRVKRSTKLQKLMEAFCKNRSLDPKSIEFTFDSVRLEKNKTPEQLGMEDGDLIDALVSGDGA, from the exons atgctccCAAAAACAGAACTcagaccaacaaaaaaaataactcCCAAGAACAGAACTTCTGACCCCAGAAAAAGCTCCCAAGAACAAGAACACAacacagagaaaagaaaaaccctagCTCTTAAGATGTCTGGAGGTCGATCTGATGAAGACACTGTGCGTCTCAAAGTTCAGTTCAACAAG GATGGAGTTCAAACTTTTTTCCGGGTTAAACGAAGCACCAAACTGCAAAAACTCATGGAAGCATTCTGTAAAAATCGTTCCCTTGACCCCAAATCAATAGAATTCACGTTTGATAGCGTCCGACTCGAGAAGAACAAAACTCCTGAGCAG CTTGGAATGGAAGATGGTGATCTGATCGATGCCCTTGTGTCCGGTGATGGAGCTTAA
- the LOC109948431 gene encoding uncharacterized protein LOC109948431 isoform X1 codes for MSLFYFFFGINYHMGFWYFVNVFQFSRHVVFSIVNLSLFVSDFIWVAEKMHICQLCILLAVIWLYRFCHEASTMMRDIPSLSFLCAGIYLVSSLHQSNYTWSSYKVRAYLQRQWKQILSGRVSLQDFVSAKEDKQTMLLLMGNSSSPSLAKIQRKL; via the exons ATGtctctgttttattttttttttggtataaatTATCATATGGGTTTTTGGTATTTCGTAAAtgtctttcaattttcaagGCATGTGGTCTTTTCTATTGTTAATTTGTCACTTTTTGTTTCAGATTTCATTTGGGTAGCAGAGAAAATGCATATTTGTCAATTGTGCATTTTACTTGCGGTGATTTGGTTGTACAGGTTCTGTCATGAAGCATCAACTATGATGAG GGACATACCAAGCCTATCCTTTCTGTGTGCTGGGATCTATCTGGTGAGTTCCTTGCATCAGTCAAATTATACATGGTCATCCTATAAG GTTAGAGCATACTTACAGCGTCAATGGAAGCAGATTCTATCTGGAAGGGTGTCTCTTCAGGATTTTGTATCTGCAAAGGAG GATAAACAAACAATGTTATTGTTAATGGGAAATAGCAGCAGCCCATCATTAGCGAAGATTCAAAGGAAGCTCTGA
- the LOC109948431 gene encoding uncharacterized protein LOC109948431 isoform X3: MSLFYFFFGINYHMGFWYFVNVFQFSRHVVFSIVNLSLFVSDFIWVAEKMHICQLCILLAVIWLYRFCHEASTMMRDIPSLSFLCAGIYLVSSLHQSNYTWSSYKVRAYLQRQWKQILSGRVSLQDFVSAKEVCLGTYR; encoded by the exons ATGtctctgttttattttttttttggtataaatTATCATATGGGTTTTTGGTATTTCGTAAAtgtctttcaattttcaagGCATGTGGTCTTTTCTATTGTTAATTTGTCACTTTTTGTTTCAGATTTCATTTGGGTAGCAGAGAAAATGCATATTTGTCAATTGTGCATTTTACTTGCGGTGATTTGGTTGTACAGGTTCTGTCATGAAGCATCAACTATGATGAG GGACATACCAAGCCTATCCTTTCTGTGTGCTGGGATCTATCTGGTGAGTTCCTTGCATCAGTCAAATTATACATGGTCATCCTATAAG GTTAGAGCATACTTACAGCGTCAATGGAAGCAGATTCTATCTGGAAGGGTGTCTCTTCAGGATTTTGTATCTGCAAAGGAGGTTTGCCTAGGCACCTACC GATAA
- the LOC109948431 gene encoding uncharacterized protein LOC109948431 isoform X2, with amino-acid sequence MSLFYFFFGINYHMGFWYFVNVFQFSRHVVFSIVNLSLFVSDFIWVAEKMHICQLCILLAVIWLYRFCHEASTMMRDIPSLSFLCAGIYLVSSLHQSNYTWSSYKVRAYLQRQWKQILSGRVSLQDFVSAKEVCLGTYQLALFLF; translated from the exons ATGtctctgttttattttttttttggtataaatTATCATATGGGTTTTTGGTATTTCGTAAAtgtctttcaattttcaagGCATGTGGTCTTTTCTATTGTTAATTTGTCACTTTTTGTTTCAGATTTCATTTGGGTAGCAGAGAAAATGCATATTTGTCAATTGTGCATTTTACTTGCGGTGATTTGGTTGTACAGGTTCTGTCATGAAGCATCAACTATGATGAG GGACATACCAAGCCTATCCTTTCTGTGTGCTGGGATCTATCTGGTGAGTTCCTTGCATCAGTCAAATTATACATGGTCATCCTATAAG GTTAGAGCATACTTACAGCGTCAATGGAAGCAGATTCTATCTGGAAGGGTGTCTCTTCAGGATTTTGTATCTGCAAAGGAGGTTTGCCTAGGCACCTACC AACTAGCTCTGTTCTTGTTTTGA
- the LOC109948431 gene encoding uncharacterized protein LOC109948431 isoform X4, whose amino-acid sequence MSLFYFFFGINYHMGFWYFVNVFQFSRHVVFSIVNLSLFVSDFIWVAEKMHICQLCILLAVIWLYRFCHEASTMMRDIPSLSFLCAGIYLVSSLHQSNYTWSSYKVRAYLQRQWKQILSGRVSLQDFVSAKEN is encoded by the exons ATGtctctgttttattttttttttggtataaatTATCATATGGGTTTTTGGTATTTCGTAAAtgtctttcaattttcaagGCATGTGGTCTTTTCTATTGTTAATTTGTCACTTTTTGTTTCAGATTTCATTTGGGTAGCAGAGAAAATGCATATTTGTCAATTGTGCATTTTACTTGCGGTGATTTGGTTGTACAGGTTCTGTCATGAAGCATCAACTATGATGAG GGACATACCAAGCCTATCCTTTCTGTGTGCTGGGATCTATCTGGTGAGTTCCTTGCATCAGTCAAATTATACATGGTCATCCTATAAG GTTAGAGCATACTTACAGCGTCAATGGAAGCAGATTCTATCTGGAAGGGTGTCTCTTCAGGATTTTGTATCTGCAAAGGAG AACTAG
- the LOC109948431 gene encoding uncharacterized protein LOC109948431 isoform X5: protein MSLFYFFFDFIWVAEKMHICQLCILLAVIWLYRFCHEASTMMRDIPSLSFLCAGIYLVSSLHQSNYTWSSYKVRAYLQRQWKQILSGRVSLQDFVSAKEVCLGTYRACIYFSVLISLLSVMYCLLT, encoded by the exons ATGtctctgttttattttttttttg ATTTCATTTGGGTAGCAGAGAAAATGCATATTTGTCAATTGTGCATTTTACTTGCGGTGATTTGGTTGTACAGGTTCTGTCATGAAGCATCAACTATGATGAG GGACATACCAAGCCTATCCTTTCTGTGTGCTGGGATCTATCTGGTGAGTTCCTTGCATCAGTCAAATTATACATGGTCATCCTATAAG GTTAGAGCATACTTACAGCGTCAATGGAAGCAGATTCTATCTGGAAGGGTGTCTCTTCAGGATTTTGTATCTGCAAAGGAGGTTTGCCTAGGCACCTACCGTGCGTGTATCTATTTTTCTGTTCTTATTTCATTACTGTCTGTCATGTATTGTCTTCTTACttga
- the LOC18779777 gene encoding ultraviolet-B receptor UVR8 yields the protein MAEEGASEVSGAPIRRVLLISAGASHSVALLSDNVFCSWGRGEDGQLGHGDAEDRLSPTHLSALDGHEIVSVTCGADHTIAYSDSRTQAYSWGWGDFGRLGHGNSSDLFTPQPIKALYGLRIRQIACGDSHCLAVTMEGEVQSWGRNQNGQLGLGTTEDSLVPQKIQAFQGISVKMVAAGAEHTAAVTEDGSLYGWGWGRYGNLGLGDRNDRLVPEKVSMVNSEKMVMVACGWRHTISVSSLGRLYTYGWSKYGQLGHGDFEDHLVPHKLEALSNNFICETAGGWRHTMALTSDGKLYGWGWNKFGQVGVGDNIDHCSPVQVKFPHDQKVVQITCGWRHTLAVTERQNVFSWGRGTNGQLGHGESIDRNVPTIIESLSVDGSTGLQIESSKVDPATGKTWVSPSERYAVVPDETVRGQTSASVKGNGNDVSVPQSDVKRVRF from the exons ATGGCAGAAGAGGGAGCCAGTGAAGTCAGTGGTGCTCCAATCCGCCGCGTCCTTCTCATCTCCGCTGGTGCCAGTCACTCTGTTGCTCTTCTTT CTGATAATGTTTTTTGCTCCTGGGGACGAGGAGAGGATGGGCAGTTAGGCCATGGTGACGCTGAAGATCGACTTTCACCGACACATTTGAGTGCATTGGATGGCCATGAAATAGTATCTGTTACTTGTGGAGCTGATCATACAATTGCTTACTCTGACTCACGTACACAAGCGTATAGTTGGGGATG GGGTGACTTTGGGAGGTTGGGTCATGGTAATTCCAGTGACTTGTTTACACCTCAGCCGATAAAGGCATTATATGGTCTGAGGATAAGGCAAATTGCTTGTGGGGACAGCCACTGTTTGGCAGTGACGATGGAAGGTGAGGTGCAAAG TTGGGGGCGGAATCAAAATGGTCAACTTGGTCTTGGCACCACAGAAGACTCTCTTGTGCCACAGAAGATTCAAGCGTTTCAG GGAATATCTGTCAAAATGGTTGCTGCTGGTGCTGAACATACGGCAGCTGTCACAGAAGATGGATCACTCTATGGATGGGGTTGGGGCCGATATGGAAACTTGGGCCTAGGTGACAGGAACGATCGCTTGGTTCCAGAGAAGGTTTCTATGGTTAAT agtGAGAAGATGGTTATGGTTGCGTGTGGATGGCGGCACACAATATCTGTTTCTTCATTGGGTCGATTATACACATATGGGTGGAGCAAATATGGTCAACTAGGACATGGGGATTTTGAGGATCACCTTGTTCCTCACAAGCTAGAAGCCTTGAGTAACAACTTTATTTGTGAG ACAGCTGGCGGTTGGAGGCATACTATGGCACTCACATCTGATGGAAAACTGTATGGCTGGGGTTGGAATAAG TTTGGACAGGTTGGAGTTGGGGACAATATTGATCACTGTTCTCCTGTGCAAGTTAAATTTCCTCATGACCAG AAAGTAGTTCAAATAACATGTGGATGGAGACACACACTTGCTGTTACTGAAAGACAAAATGTGTTCTCCTGGGGGAGGGGTACAAATGGACAGCTTGGGCATGGAGAATCAATTGACCG GAATGTTCCAACAATTATAGAGTCTTTGAGTGTTGATGGATCTACCGGGCTACAGATAGAATCTTCAAAAGTTGATCCAGCAACAG GGAAAACTTGGGTGTCACCATCAGAGAGATATGCTGTTGTTCCAGATGAAACT GTCCGAGGCCAAACATCTGCGTCAGTCAAGGGTAATGGGAATGATGTAAGTGTTCCACAGTCCGACGTGAAACGCGTACGGTTTTGA